One Cytophagia bacterium CHB2 genomic window, CGCCCGGTCCGACGGCAAAACCGGTATTCGCATCGACAAACGAAACGGATTCCAATTCAACTGTGATCCCTTCGCCGCCGAGGTTGTGCTGCAGGCTCCAACTTGCGCCGCCGTCCATAGTTTTGATAGCGGTTGCCGCTTCACCCACGACCAGAACGGTGTTCGCGTCGAAAATGTGGAGATCATACAGCGTGTAACCTTGCGGCAACGGATTTTGCCAGCTCCACTCGCTTTGCGCCAAAAGCGTGGCCGGCCACAGCAGGGCTAATGCGATGGTTTGAACATGCCTTTTCATGGTTACTCCTTGTGATTAAAACCCGATTAGGGTTGAATTGGGGTGAGACTTATTTTAAAAACAACATGCGCCGGGTCTGCACTGCCTCGCCGACTTTCAAACGATAGAAATACGAACCGCTGCTGAGTTGCCGCCCGGCATCATCGCGGCCGTCCCAGGAGAGGCTGTACTCGCCAGCAGACTTACGTTCATTTACCAGTCTTCGCACCGCCTGGCCGAGGGCGTTAAAAATGGTCAGCTCCACGTCGCCGGCTTGCACGACAGAATAAGAAATCGTGGTGCTGGGGTTGAACGGGTTGGGATAATTCTGAAACAGACGGAAATGAATTTCGGCCGGATCATAATCCGCCACCGAAGTTGGATTGAGAATTCCGTACACAACTGCGGAGCTGTCGATGGTATTGAGGCCGATGATATCTTCAAAGCCGTCGTTGTCGAGGTCGTTGACGTCGAGAGTCTGAAAATTTTCGGCGATGGTATGCACCGTGCCATCGAGGGTGACGGCCAGGTTGTCGCCGACGATGACTTCCTTTTCGCCGTCACCATTAGCATCGGCGAAGCCGTGAGAGCCTTTGAGGATGTTGGTTTTGTGTTCGGTGGGGAATTGGAATTGCCAGAGAATATCGTAACTCTGGCCATTTCGTACAATTACACCTTGTGGCTCATCATTGGCGTCTTCCACCAGCATGGCAATATCGGACCGGCCGTCGCCATCCAGGTCATTATCGCCTGGGGGATCGAAGAGCTCCGGGTCGTAGGCGAGCCGCAAGCCGGGTTCAGCCTGGAATTTCAAGTCGAGCTGATAATCGGCGACCGTTTGGCGGGCCAGGGCAGACACAGGCGCCGCTGCCGAACTGAACGAGCCGCTGTTGCCGCCGGTCTCGCCAACTACGG contains:
- a CDS encoding T9SS type A sorting domain-containing protein — encoded protein: MKRITLTLLAIVLCAGSAVAQIGRIWESPQGGKFRPPRPNKFILEIAGFQTPTDDDRPAIIAILIGLQNQGMVGASQGFAPGDHASANQGEDRIVVYDPADSSEIWSLPLSTLTGGQPADSISINIVGFVRFRGQGSTQTRSQMPFSKHAIVSYDWDINNDGTFDFMEKFLSIVDPNTNEVVFTEQGALLLGILQRADRRITLLEVLVATKQFAVVGETGGNSGSFSSAAAPVSALARQTVADYQLDLKFQAEPGLRLAYDPELFDPPGDNDLDGDGRSDIAMLVEDANDEPQGVIVRNGQSYDILWQFQFPTEHKTNILKGSHGFADANGDGEKEVIVGDNLAVTLDGTVHTIAENFQTLDVNDLDNDGFEDIIGLNTIDSSAVVYGILNPTSVADYDPAEIHFRLFQNYPNPFNPSTTISYSVVQAGDVELTIFNALGQAVRRLVNERKSAGEYSLSWDGRDDAGRQLSSGSYFYRLKVGEAVQTRRMLFLK